The DNA sequence GTCCCGCGGACGACGGCCCCGGTCCGGCTGGCCATCTCGTCCATCGTGACGGGCACCGTGGAGTCGTAGCCGAGGGAGACGTTGCCGACGCTGTCGCCGACGAGGATCACGTCGACGCCCGCCGCCTCGACCAGCGACGCGGTCGGCGCGTCGTACGCCGTCAGCATCGTGATCGGCTCCGACCCCGCCATCGACTGCACCTCGGGAACGGTAGGCATAGGCGGACGTTGACGCTTCGATACAAAAGGACTCCGCCTCGCGGCACGGATCGCTGGCACGGCCCCGACCGACGGGGACGGTCCCGAACCCGGGACGGACGGACAGCTTTTCGGTCACCCGGTTCGACGGGTCGGACATGTACGGCATCCGTGAGATCCTTGCCATCGTCCTGTCGGTGGGTCTCGGCGGCTTCCTGATCGCCTTCCCGGGTGCGTTCATCCGCATCCAACTGGTCGGCCGCGGACCGCACGACCGCGGCCAGTACGGCGAGGACTGGGACCCGCCCCGGAAGTACACGCTCCCGGTCCGTCTGCTCGGGCTGGCCGCGGTCGGCGTCGGTCTCTACCTCGTCGCACAGCCGCTGTGAACGCCGATAGCAGAACCCGGGAACGCGTCAGCCGCCCCGAACCGTCACGCATTAGCCGCGTACGACCCAAGCCCGCCTGTGCCAGAGCGCGTCGAGACGGACGAACCGGAGGAGGGGGTCGACACGACCCGGGTCATGCAGCTCACCTTCCTCACGACGCTCGCCGTCGGCGTGCCGGTCGTCGTCGCGCTCTCGCTGTTTGTCACCCTGCCGACGTGGGAGGCCCGCGCCGAGTTCGTGGTCCGGGTCGGCGCGCTGATCTGGCTGGTGACGGGCCTCGGATTCTACGTCCGCGAGCGGCGGCGCGACGCACCGCCCGAGTCGCCCTAGCGCACGTCGACGTAATCGACGCCCGCCCGTTCGGCCGCCTCCCGGTCGCGGAGGGAGTCGCCGACGAACACCGCTCGCGACGGGTCGACGCCGAGCGCGTCGACGGCGGCCAGCAGGGACTCCGGTTCGGGCTTCCACGTGTCGACGGTGTCCCGGCCGACGACCCGCTCCACGTGGGCCGATAGCCCGTGGGTCTCCAGCGCGACGGCGCAGGCGTCCTCGCAGTTCAGCGAGCAGACCGCCGCCGGCCGGTCCAGCGCGGCGAGTTCGTCGGCGGTCGACAGGCGGCGCGACGTCCGCGCCCCCTCGCGCTCGTGGTCGGCGATGGCGGCGTTGACCTGCTCGAACAGTCCCTCCTCCCGGGCCGCGCCGAGCAGGTCCCAGAGGCTCCGTCCGTCGGGGTCCACTCCCGCGCGCTCGTACACCGCCTCCACGTCGGCGGCGACCGCCCCCCAGTCGACCGCCAGGTCGACGAGCGTCCCGTCGAGGTCGTACACGACGCCGTCGTACGGTTTGTGTGGCACGGCCGACGCTACGGCCCACCCGGATATGGTCGTGTCGGTCGAACCACCCACGCGGCCGAACCACCCGCGGCCTGGCCGGAACCGAACCGGTTTTGGGCGCGAGTGGACGAACGTCCACCATGGCGTCGCATCTCCGCACCGGCGGCACCGTCGTCGACCGTGACAGTTCCGGCCGGGAGCTGTGCTGTTGCGGGGACGCGACGCGGCACGCCAGACCGACGCCGTCGACCCTGACGATTCATCGAGGATACCATGCTTGACCGGGTGCGCGAGGACGTGCGGGCGGCGCTCGACCGCGACCCGGCCGCCAGAAGCGCGCTGGAGGTGGCGCTCTGCTACCCCGGTCTCCACGCCGTCTGGGCGCACCGCCTCACCCACGCCCTCTGGGAGCGGGGCTTTCGCCTCGTCGCGCGGGTCCTCTCGCAGGTCGCCCGCCTCCTCACCGGCGTCGAGATCCACCCCGGCGCGGAGGTGGGCCGCCGCCTGTTCATCGACCACGGCGCGGGCGTCGTGATCGGCGAAACGGCCGAAGTCGGCGACGACGTGCACATGCACCACGGCTGTACGCTCGGCGGGAACGACCCCCGGCCCGTGAAGCGCCACCCGACGCTGGAGGACGGCGTCGTCCTCGGCGCGAACGCGACGCTGATCGGCGATATCACGGTCGGGGCGGACGCGGCGGTCGGGGCCGGTGCGGTCGTCGTCGACGACGTGGAGCCGGGACGGACGGTCACCGGCGTCCCGGCCGAACCGATCGACGGGGGCGAGGACGTGGATGCCGACGCCGACGGCGCGGCAGAGGATTAGTCGAGCAGTTCGCGGGCGATCACCGTCTTCTGGATCTCGCTGGTGCCCTCGTAGATGGTCGTGATCTTCGCGTCGCGGTAGAGCCGCTCCACGTCGCCCTCCGTGGTGTAGCCGTAGCCGCCGTGGATCTGGACCGCCTCGTTCGTCACGTCCATCGCGGCCTCGCTGGCGAAGTACTTCGCCATGCTCGCGGCCATCCGCGGCGACTCGCCGCGGTCCTCGCGGGCGGCGGCGTCGCGGGTGAGTAGTCGGCTCGCCCGCACCTGCGTCGCCATGTCGGCCAGCTTGTGCCGGATCGTCTGGATGTCGCCGATCGGCTTGCCGAACTGCTCGCGCTCGCCGGCGTACGCCTCGGCCTCGTCCAGAGCCGACTGCGCGAGGCCGACCGCCTGCGACGCGATGCCGATCCGGCCGCCGGTGAGGATCGACAGCGCGGCC is a window from the Halostella salina genome containing:
- a CDS encoding DUF5822 domain-containing protein translates to MPERVETDEPEEGVDTTRVMQLTFLTTLAVGVPVVVALSLFVTLPTWEARAEFVVRVGALIWLVTGLGFYVRERRRDAPPESP
- the cysE gene encoding serine O-acetyltransferase; its protein translation is MLDRVREDVRAALDRDPAARSALEVALCYPGLHAVWAHRLTHALWERGFRLVARVLSQVARLLTGVEIHPGAEVGRRLFIDHGAGVVIGETAEVGDDVHMHHGCTLGGNDPRPVKRHPTLEDGVVLGANATLIGDITVGADAAVGAGAVVVDDVEPGRTVTGVPAEPIDGGEDVDADADGAAED
- a CDS encoding HAD family hydrolase, yielding MPHKPYDGVVYDLDGTLVDLAVDWGAVAADVEAVYERAGVDPDGRSLWDLLGAAREEGLFEQVNAAIADHEREGARTSRRLSTADELAALDRPAAVCSLNCEDACAVALETHGLSAHVERVVGRDTVDTWKPEPESLLAAVDALGVDPSRAVFVGDSLRDREAAERAGVDYVDVR